GGGGTCAACCACGAGATCCACCGCAACACCTGGCGCTACAGCGTGGTGATCGAGCAGCAGCGCAAGGCCCTCGCCGAACGTCGGGAGCGGCTGCTGACCACCGATGTCGCCGCGCTGATGCTGTTGGACAAGGTGCCCGACAAGGCCGGGGAGATGGACGAGGACCTGCTCGCCCGGGTCGCCCGGTCGATCGCCCTGTTCCACCTCGACCGGCTCTGGGCCGATCATCTCGCCGAGCTGTCCGAGGTGCGCGAGGGCGTGCACCTGCGGGCGCTGGGCCGGCTGGACCCGCTGGACGAGTTTCACCGTGCCGCCGTGCCCGCGTTCACCGACCTCGTCCCGGAGATCGAGCGGCGGACGATCGCGACCTTCACCGAGACCGAGATCGACGAGACCTGGGAGCCCGACGAGGCGAAGCTGGTCCGGCCGAGCGCCACCTGGACGTACCTCGTGCACGACAACCCGTTCGGCTCCGAGTTGGATCGGCTCATCGCCTCGGTGGGCCGGCGGATCAGCGCCGCGTCTCGTTAGGTCGCGCCGGCGCTGACCGGGCCGGTACCGGGTCCGGTACGGTCTGGTATCGGATAGGGCCCCATTTTGTGCCGTTTCGACCCCTGTCTGCGGGGTAGTACCCCGGGTCTGCAGAGTCGGGAGAGATCAGGAACATGGAACAGGGGACAGCTCCGATGGGGCGCGCCGCGTCGCGCGCGGAAGCGGTGGGGGCGGAAGACCGGTGAATCTGGAGATGCGGGAGTCGGTCGGGGAGACGCTCGGCGTGTTGGAGACCGCCGCCCTGCTGCGGGAGGTGACCGCCGGACTGATCGGCGTCAACGACTTCGACGAGGCGCTCGGCGTCGTCGTCCGGATCGCGAACGACGCGGTGGCTGGGGCCAGCTGGTGCGGATTCACCGCCCTACGGGCCGGGGAGCCGGCCGGCCTGGCGGCCTCCGACCAACGACTCGCCGGTCTGGACGACCTGCGGCACGGCCCGGATTCCCCGGCCATGCAGGCGATCCGGCGGCGGGAGATGGTGGTGTCCGAACACCTGGGCCGTGAGTCCCGTTGGCCGGACTGGACGCCACGGGCCCGAGAACTCGGGGTGTGGGCAGTGCTGTCCGCTCCGGTCGACGTGGACGAGCAGGTGATCGGAGCGCTCAACCTCTACGCCGGCGCCGCCGACGTGCTCGCGCCCCGGCACCAGCTCACCGCCATGCTCCTCGCCGAGCACGTCGGGCTGCTCCTCGCCGCCGTGCGGGACCGGGCACGCGCCGCCGTCGAGGCCGGCCAGCTCGACGCCGCGCTGCTTGGCGACGGGGTCATCGGCCAGGCGGTGGGGGTCATCATGACCCAGCGCGGCTGCCGCGCCGAGGAGGCCATGGACGTGCTGCGTAGCGCGGCGACGTCGCTGTCCATCCCGCTGCGAGAGGTCGCCGAGCGACTGGTCAGCACGGTCTCCCGCCCCCGGGAGAACTGACCTCGTGCGTCGTTTCGCCCCAGGTGCCCCCGGGTAGCACACTCTGGACTGGTGAGCTGAGGCGACCTGGGGAGAAGGCGATGCAGAGCCGGCTGCGGGTGCGGGGGAATCCGATCCAACCGATGCTGGTGACGTTTCCGTTCGGGCTCTTCGTGAGCGCGGCGGTGTTCGATCTGATCGACGTGCTCGGAGGTCCGGCGCTCCTCGGCGAGGTGGGGTACTGGACCGCCGTGGCCGCCCTGGTCGCGGCCGCGCTCGCCACCGTCGCCGGGACGATCGACCTGTGGGACGTCCCCGGCGGGGGACCCAGCGAACCGCGGTGGCGTTCAACCTGGTCAACACGGCGATGGCCGGCCTGTTTGTGGTCGCCTGTCTGGTTCGGGCGGATCTACCGCGGCGGGGAGCCACCGTGGCGCTGCTGGTCACCGAGGTGCTCGCCCTCGTCGTGGGTAGCTACGGTGTCGCGCTGGGCGCCCGCCTGGTGCGCAGTTTCGACGCCCGCCAGGTCGACGCTGCCACCCTCGATGCCCTGGACGGCGGCGTCAGCGCCACCATGGAGATCGGCCGCCCCCGCTCGTAGCTGGCGCTGCGGTTTCCGTTTGCTGCGGGGAGGTCGCCGGCCCCGGCACGTCCTCGTCACGGCGAAGCGGGCGGCTGAGGCCGTCAGTGGGCCGCCGTGTGGTGGGCCGCCAGGACGTCCTCGCCGAAGTCGCTGGCCGGGCGGCGGAGCACGGTGTGGGCGTGGTTGCCGTCCTCGGTCGTGTTGTCGTACTCGATCAGCAGGTCGTCGCCCTGCACCCGGTAGTAGTGGCGCTGACCGGGGCGGGTGGGGCCGGCCCAGGCGAAGTGCAGCGGAGAGTCGGCGAGGCGGCGCGCCTCCCGGATCGCCAGCTCGGCCGGGAGGCGGTCGAGGTAGAGGGCGACGAGCTGGTCCAGCAGGGACCGGCCGGTGGGGCCGAGCCGCTCGGCGGGCACGCCGAGCGGCTCCAGCGGGGCGTCGACCCGCGGTCGGGTCGCGCTGACGATGTCGGCGGGTGCCTCGGCGGCGACGATCGCGGCCGCCCTGCCGGTCGGCCCGATCGCGTCCAGCAGGGACCGGGCGAGATCCTCCTCGGGGCCGAGGGGGCGCGAGACCGGGCGGCCGGCCCACCGGACGGCGGCCGGGTTCGCGCCGAAGAAGACCGGAGCGGGGGACACCTGGTCGGCGACCACGGTCATGCTGACCGACAGGTGGTGCCCCTCGACCCGCCATGCCCACGCGTCGTCGCGGGCCGGATCGCCGAACACGGCCACCCAGTAGTCGTCGCTGTGCCGGTCGCGTCGCCACCCCTCGGCCCGATCGAGCACCTCCTCGAGCGCGATGATCGTCATCGCCTGGGCGTACGCCGATGGGCTCAGCGCGGTGGCCAGCAGCCGGTGGACGGCTTTGCGGGCGGTGCGGTCGAGGTCGGCGAGGCAGACGCCGGGGCGGGGCCGGGGACGGTACTCCAGCCAGTGCCGCGCCGCCAGGTCGTCGAAGCGGTGCGCCGCGCGCGTCCGGACGGGCTCGGCCAGGGCGGCGAGCAGCGCCGTGCCTGCGGTGCGCATGCGCTCGGGTAGGGGATCCTCCACCGCACCTGTATACCGGTCTGGTGCGGCCCGCCGCCGGCCGACGCCGCGACCGGTCGGACGGTGAGGTAGCCGGCCCGGCGCCGGTTGAGCCGGGCTGGCACATCGGAGGTTGAAGACGCCGTACCGGCCGGTCATGGTTGTCACACCTCCGGTACGGGTGGCGTCCACTTGGGAGCGTGTCCAGACCTCTGGCCTAGACGTGAATCACGCTCGTCCGATTACGCTGCGTACTGACGGACGGCGGATCCGAACCGGGTAGGCACCCCCCGTATCGGGTCAACTCGACGACTCTGCTGTAATCATCAGGCTTCGTACGCAGAGCGAGCGTTTGGCTCCGATGCGTTCGTCAATTGTCACATTCATGCAACGCAGCCGCCCCTTGACCCCCGCTCGGGCGCCGGGAAGCATCGATGAAGCGGCGTCCCGGGCCGTGGGGAGATACCTGGATCAGCCAAGGAGGACCATGTCGGTCAGCCCCGCTTCGTCGCGCGCCGGATGGCATACGTCCCAACCCGCTGTTCCCGGTCGCCCCCCGGGCGGCCAGCGCCGGCCCGCCAACACCGCCGCCCCGGTGCTCACCGTGACCCTGTCGATCCCGCTGGCCAACGAGGAGGCGCTCACACCGCCCGCGCGACGGCTCCTCGAGGCGGCTCGTGAGCTGCTGGAACGCGGCGAGGGCACGATCATCTCCGGCGGTGCGGCCGTGGTCGAGCGCCGGGCGGAGGCCATCCCGGCCAACCGCTCGTCCCGACCGCTCGCCCCGACCATCCCCACACTGCACATCCTCGCCTCGTCTCGGTCCGTGCTGCGCGACGGCGAGCCGCTGCCGCTGACCCGCCTGGAGTTCGACCTCCTGCTGCACCTGGTCGCCCATCCCCGGCGGGTGTTCACCCGGCTCCAGCTGCTCAACGCGGTCTGGGGCTACGAGCACGCCGGGGTACGCACGGTGGACGTGCACGTCCGCCGGTTGCGCGGCAAGGTCGGCGTGGACGTACCCCTGGTCACCACGGTCTACGGCGTCGGCTACCGGCTAGCCGACGACGCCCGGGTCACGATCGACCGCAGCGGCTGAGCGACCGCCGGGAGCCCGTCCAGCGGTCCCCGAGCCACCCCGCGTCGCGCGGCCGGGCACAATGGGTGCGCGTGCGGGTCCGTCCGATCTCTCCCGAGCGCCTCGTCGCGGAACTGGCCGACCGGCTCGCCGGCACCGCCGCCGGTGGGCGGCTGCGGGTGGCCGTGGACGGTCCACCCGCGGCCGCGCCGGACGCCCTGGCCGCCGCGCTGGTCGATCCGCTGCGCGCCCGCGGCCGAGCGGCGCTGCACATCCGCGTGGCGGATTTTCTGCGCCCGGCCTCGGTCCGGCTCGAACACGGGCGCACCAACCCGGACGCGTACTACGAGGACTGGGTCGACGTGGCCGGACTTCGTCGGGAGGTGCTCGATCCGGCGGGCCCCGACGGTTCCGGGCGGGTGCTGCCGTCGCTCTGGGACGCCGCCGTCGACCGCGCCAGCCGGACTGCGTACGTCACGCTCCCCGAGCGCGGGGTGCTGCTGGTCGACGGGGCCCTGCTGCTGGGCGGCGGCCTGCCGTTCGACGTCACCGTTCACCTGGCGCTCTCCCCGGCCGCGCTGCGCCGGCGCACCGATCCCGGGCTGCGGTGGACCCTGCCGGCCTTCGCCCGCTACGCGCACGAGGTCGATCCGGCGGCGTTCGCCGACGTGGTGGTGCGAGCCGACGACCCCCGCCACCCGGCCCTGGTCGAGTCGGACTGAAACCGGCGCGGATCCCCGGTTTGGTCAATCGGAGACCGGGGTAATCGCCCGGCTCACAAGCGTACGGGTGACACCCGTACGGCGACGACCGCGACCCCCCCGGGGCCGGTGGCTCCGGTGGACCGTGAGCCCTCAGAAAGGCAGGCAGCGATGCTCGTCCAAGACACGGTCGGCACGGGCCGATCCCAGGCGGAGGTCGACCAGATCCGGCAGTCCCTGCGGGCCCGCTACGACGAGCTCACCACGGAGTACGAGCAGGCCGTGTTGCAGTGCCAGGTGTTGCGCCTGGTGGAGGTGGGCGACACCGCCGGGGACGACCAGGCCGACAGCGGCACCAAGACCGCCGAGCGGGACACCGCGCAGTCCCTGCTGCGCACCATTGTCGACCGCCGGGCCCAGTACGAGCACGCCCTGGCCCGGCTGGACGAGGGAACGTACGGATTCTGCGAGGGCTGCTCGGCGCCCATCCCCGTGGAGCGGTTGGAGATCTTCCCATCGGCGACCACCTGCGTGACGTGCAAGCAGACCAGGGAGCGTCGGGCGGCCTGACGCCGGGCCGGTGCCGGCTGGTCCGGGGCGCGGTGAGCCGCACCATGGGCGAGACCTCACCGAGGGGCATCCGTCAAACAGGCAGCGGCGGTGGGAGTTGGCGCACAGGATGCCGGCGGTGTCTCACCCCAACCGGGTGACGCCAGCTCACCCGGCCGGCGAGCACGATCGGGAGTGCGTGCCGCAGCCCTCCGCAAGGGCGCGGATCGGACAGTGCGGGGAGGTGGCCGGAGATGACGGTTCGGGTGAGACCGGATCGCCGCCGCGATGGCGTCCTGCACGTCGTCGGGAATCCCGGTGGCGGGCAGTGTGCGCCGCGGACCGGCCGGATCAGCCCAATACGACAGTGGCGCGGTCCGGCGGGGCCGCCGCGGCGGGCCGACG
The sequence above is a segment of the Micromonospora sp. WMMA1363 genome. Coding sequences within it:
- a CDS encoding uridine kinase; this translates as MRVRPISPERLVAELADRLAGTAAGGRLRVAVDGPPAAAPDALAAALVDPLRARGRAALHIRVADFLRPASVRLEHGRTNPDAYYEDWVDVAGLRREVLDPAGPDGSGRVLPSLWDAAVDRASRTAYVTLPERGVLLVDGALLLGGGLPFDVTVHLALSPAALRRRTDPGLRWTLPAFARYAHEVDPAAFADVVVRADDPRHPALVESD
- a CDS encoding TraR/DksA C4-type zinc finger protein; its protein translation is MLVQDTVGTGRSQAEVDQIRQSLRARYDELTTEYEQAVLQCQVLRLVEVGDTAGDDQADSGTKTAERDTAQSLLRTIVDRRAQYEHALARLDEGTYGFCEGCSAPIPVERLEIFPSATTCVTCKQTRERRAA
- a CDS encoding DUF3500 domain-containing protein, with the protein product MEDPLPERMRTAGTALLAALAEPVRTRAAHRFDDLAARHWLEYRPRPRPGVCLADLDRTARKAVHRLLATALSPSAYAQAMTIIALEEVLDRAEGWRRDRHSDDYWVAVFGDPARDDAWAWRVEGHHLSVSMTVVADQVSPAPVFFGANPAAVRWAGRPVSRPLGPEEDLARSLLDAIGPTGRAAAIVAAEAPADIVSATRPRVDAPLEPLGVPAERLGPTGRSLLDQLVALYLDRLPAELAIREARRLADSPLHFAWAGPTRPGQRHYYRVQGDDLLIEYDNTTEDGNHAHTVLRRPASDFGEDVLAAHHTAAH
- a CDS encoding winged helix-turn-helix domain-containing protein codes for the protein MSVSPASSRAGWHTSQPAVPGRPPGGQRRPANTAAPVLTVTLSIPLANEEALTPPARRLLEAARELLERGEGTIISGGAAVVERRAEAIPANRSSRPLAPTIPTLHILASSRSVLRDGEPLPLTRLEFDLLLHLVAHPRRVFTRLQLLNAVWGYEHAGVRTVDVHVRRLRGKVGVDVPLVTTVYGVGYRLADDARVTIDRSG
- a CDS encoding GAF and ANTAR domain-containing protein: MNLEMRESVGETLGVLETAALLREVTAGLIGVNDFDEALGVVVRIANDAVAGASWCGFTALRAGEPAGLAASDQRLAGLDDLRHGPDSPAMQAIRRREMVVSEHLGRESRWPDWTPRARELGVWAVLSAPVDVDEQVIGALNLYAGAADVLAPRHQLTAMLLAEHVGLLLAAVRDRARAAVEAGQLDAALLGDGVIGQAVGVIMTQRGCRAEEAMDVLRSAATSLSIPLREVAERLVSTVSRPREN